One genomic region from Conexibacter woesei DSM 14684 encodes:
- a CDS encoding polysaccharide biosynthesis tyrosine autokinase, producing the protein MSRDPSRLRRYESDAADLHSLEPDPAPQSYRDPLGRPLTHTREQSGGGALRTFAALVRRRWLVIVLCTAVAGVGTYVLTNRETPKYSATTTLLFRDPGLSSELFGGSAFSPSTDPMREAATNLKLVTSGEVAEATARAVGNGVTAAQVAEDVRASGEGNSDLVSVTATDPDPARSAAIANEYARQFIAQRREADRSKVLEARDLVVTQLDGMDTDSPEAENLRRRADELLTLAALQTGNAEIVQLASTPTEPSSPRVKRTTMIGAAFGLLIGLGIALLLEQLDRRLRSIEQVEDLLEAPILGTVPENRSIGRSIGDHGAARIPELEPFDTVRTNLRYLDIERPISSVLVTSAQPNDGKTTVAWNVAEAAARSGASVLLIEADLRRPGIAAAANLQTRVGLSSVLANICHIEDAIVELPGGDDVNESYALDVLPAGPSPPNPLGLLESSRMRQLIADLKTHYDLIVIDTPPIAAAADAIPLIHDVDGVLAVVRLGNTRREALVSLRNQFANVGAPLLGAVINGGKPPASYLDSYRGYQPS; encoded by the coding sequence ATGAGCCGCGATCCCTCCAGGCTTCGACGTTATGAATCGGATGCCGCCGACCTGCATTCGCTCGAACCAGATCCGGCGCCGCAGTCCTACAGAGACCCGCTCGGCCGGCCGCTGACCCACACGCGGGAGCAGAGCGGCGGCGGCGCGCTGCGCACGTTCGCCGCGCTCGTGCGCCGACGTTGGCTGGTGATCGTCCTGTGCACGGCCGTCGCCGGGGTCGGCACGTACGTCCTCACCAACCGCGAGACGCCGAAGTACTCGGCGACGACGACGCTCCTCTTCCGCGACCCCGGGCTCAGCTCCGAGCTGTTCGGCGGAAGCGCCTTCAGCCCGTCGACCGACCCGATGCGCGAAGCGGCGACGAACCTCAAGCTCGTGACCTCGGGCGAGGTCGCCGAGGCGACGGCGAGAGCGGTCGGGAACGGCGTCACCGCGGCCCAGGTCGCCGAGGACGTCAGAGCGTCCGGCGAGGGCAACTCGGATCTCGTCTCGGTCACGGCGACCGATCCCGACCCGGCGCGCTCGGCGGCGATCGCGAACGAGTACGCCAGACAGTTCATCGCGCAGCGCCGCGAGGCGGACCGCTCGAAGGTGCTCGAAGCCCGTGACCTCGTCGTCACGCAGCTCGACGGGATGGACACCGACAGCCCGGAGGCCGAGAACCTGCGCAGACGCGCTGACGAGCTGCTCACGCTCGCTGCGCTGCAGACCGGCAACGCGGAGATCGTCCAGCTCGCGAGCACGCCGACCGAGCCGTCGTCGCCGCGGGTGAAGCGCACGACGATGATCGGCGCGGCCTTCGGCCTGCTGATCGGCCTCGGGATCGCGCTGCTGCTCGAACAGCTCGACCGCCGCCTGCGCAGCATCGAACAGGTCGAGGACCTGCTCGAGGCGCCGATCCTCGGCACCGTCCCGGAGAACCGCTCGATCGGGCGCTCGATCGGCGACCACGGAGCGGCGCGGATTCCCGAGCTGGAACCGTTCGACACGGTCCGGACGAACCTGCGATATCTCGACATCGAACGCCCGATCAGCTCGGTGCTCGTGACCTCCGCGCAACCGAACGACGGCAAGACGACCGTCGCGTGGAACGTCGCGGAGGCGGCGGCCCGCAGCGGCGCGAGCGTCCTGCTGATCGAAGCCGACCTGCGCCGCCCGGGGATCGCGGCGGCGGCGAACCTGCAGACGAGAGTCGGGCTCAGCTCGGTCCTCGCCAACATCTGCCACATCGAGGACGCGATCGTCGAGCTGCCGGGCGGCGACGACGTCAACGAGTCGTACGCGCTCGACGTGCTCCCGGCCGGCCCCTCGCCGCCGAACCCGCTCGGCCTGCTCGAGTCGTCGCGGATGCGGCAGCTGATCGCCGACCTCAAGACCCACTACGACCTGATCGTGATCGACACGCCCCCGATCGCCGCGGCCGCCGATGCGATCCCGCTGATCCACGACGTCGACGGCGTGCTCGCGGTCGTGCGGCTCGGCAACACGCGGCGCGAGGCGCTCGTGTCGCTGCGCAACCAGTTCGCGAACGTGGGCGCACCGCTCCTCGGCGCGGTCATCAACGGCGGCAAGCCGCCCGCGAGCTACCTTGACTCGTATCGCGGGTACCAGCCCTCGTGA